From one Pseudanabaena sp. FACHB-2040 genomic stretch:
- a CDS encoding glycosyltransferase, producing MSVPTVSVLMPVYNGSDYLQESIDSILNQTYSDFEFVIIDDCSTDNTWEILNFNAQRDHRIKLLQNPENLGLIKTLNKGIKAAQGKYIARQDADDISLPERLEREVEVLDRQPDCILVSSNIQVIKGSNKKIIEIMRKACKPELLPWYLLFYNRIGGHSQVMYRQDVVVAMGGYSEVRPHVEDYELWCRFSRTGKMMVIIPEIFLTYRRHGQSISAKKSKEQESNRYKQVKENIDHLTEKDISIEEAKTLMGFWKGNRESIFEVWHHRFPSASQVEFVHESLTELKKCFVEKYQDLFPTVNLSDELNHLIGEQFLFWLRSPLTKDHNIASKIKITPYVLLWNPNILVVVVNWLLWLLRFPIDSLISLYRKAFAKGISQDL from the coding sequence ATGTCTGTTCCTACAGTTAGCGTCTTAATGCCCGTTTATAATGGCTCTGATTATCTGCAAGAGTCTATAGACAGCATATTAAATCAAACCTACTCTGATTTTGAGTTTGTTATCATTGACGATTGCTCCACGGATAACACGTGGGAAATATTAAATTTCAATGCTCAAAGAGACCATCGCATCAAACTGCTGCAAAACCCTGAAAATTTAGGTCTTATCAAGACTCTAAACAAGGGAATTAAGGCAGCTCAGGGAAAATACATAGCTCGACAAGACGCAGATGATATATCACTGCCAGAACGCTTAGAGCGAGAGGTTGAAGTTTTAGACAGGCAGCCTGATTGCATCCTGGTTTCCTCAAATATTCAGGTAATAAAAGGCAGTAATAAAAAGATCATCGAGATCATGCGAAAGGCATGCAAACCCGAACTTCTTCCCTGGTATCTCTTGTTCTACAACCGCATAGGCGGGCATAGCCAAGTCATGTATAGGCAAGATGTTGTAGTGGCTATGGGTGGTTACTCAGAAGTTCGTCCTCACGTCGAAGATTATGAGCTCTGGTGTCGCTTCTCTAGGACCGGAAAGATGATGGTTATTATACCTGAGATCTTTTTAACATACCGCAGACACGGTCAAAGCATTTCTGCAAAAAAGAGTAAGGAACAAGAGAGCAATAGATATAAGCAGGTCAAGGAGAATATTGATCATCTCACCGAGAAGGACATTTCCATAGAAGAAGCTAAGACTCTAATGGGGTTCTGGAAAGGAAATAGGGAAAGTATTTTTGAGGTCTGGCACCATAGATTCCCTTCTGCTTCTCAAGTTGAGTTTGTCCACGAATCCCTTACTGAGCTCAAAAAATGTTTCGTGGAAAAATACCAGGATTTATTTCCTACGGTAAATTTATCGGACGAATTAAATCATCTAATTGGGGAGCAGTTTTTGTTTTGGCTGCGGTCTCCATTAACCAAGGACCACAACATAGCCTCCAAAATTAAGATCACACCTTACGTATTGTTGTGGAATCCTAACATTCTTGTTGTAGTAGTCAACTGGCTGCTGTGGCTTTTGAGATTTCCTATTGATTCACTTATTTCCCTTTATCGAAAAGCGTTCGCTAAAGGTATCTCGCAAGACCTCTAA
- a CDS encoding SLBB domain-containing protein, with protein sequence MVDLHPFLYHWTPVSLSTAILLTTLVQPAAAQSMSGAVRGQSTPVTETLLQPPVQPLSQPSMGFDATEPFATSSSYSVNVDYRLGPGDVINISVFGAEEYSGQVIVLQDGAINLPRIDRVMVEGLTFQGASAAIATAYAPYIRRPLITVTPVRLRPIRVAISGQVNRPGTYTIESTNDNQILTFPSLTQAISQAGGITARANLKDVEIRRSVGAGQKQVATINLWDLVRSGDLAQDIVLQGGDEVYIPIAQTLSPAEATELATASFAPDSIQIYVAGEVDRPGLVEVPLNTPLNQALLVAGGFTNRANQRSVSLVRLNPDGSVAQRDVPVDFNQGINDEGNPILMNQDVVVVGRSGVAAFGETTSILLSPFTQILNAIFGFRRIF encoded by the coding sequence ATGGTTGATTTGCACCCCTTTCTCTACCACTGGACTCCTGTCAGCCTATCGACTGCAATACTGCTGACAACGCTCGTGCAGCCTGCCGCAGCTCAGTCTATGTCAGGTGCTGTGCGGGGTCAGTCAACCCCTGTGACAGAGACACTTTTACAGCCTCCGGTGCAGCCTCTGTCTCAACCTTCTATGGGGTTTGATGCAACCGAGCCGTTTGCAACAAGCAGTAGCTATTCTGTGAATGTTGACTATCGACTTGGACCAGGCGATGTCATCAATATCAGTGTGTTTGGGGCTGAGGAGTACAGCGGTCAAGTGATTGTGCTTCAAGATGGCGCTATCAATCTACCTCGGATTGACCGGGTTATGGTGGAGGGACTGACCTTCCAGGGGGCGTCAGCTGCGATCGCAACTGCCTATGCCCCCTACATTCGCCGCCCGCTGATCACCGTGACTCCAGTCAGGCTGCGTCCTATTCGCGTTGCCATTTCAGGTCAAGTCAATCGCCCTGGTACCTACACGATTGAATCGACTAACGACAATCAGATCTTGACGTTCCCTAGCCTCACTCAGGCGATTTCCCAAGCTGGTGGGATCACCGCCCGCGCCAACTTAAAAGACGTCGAAATTCGCCGCTCCGTTGGGGCTGGTCAGAAGCAGGTTGCCACTATTAATTTGTGGGATCTGGTGCGGTCTGGCGATCTGGCTCAGGATATTGTTTTGCAAGGGGGGGATGAAGTCTACATCCCTATAGCCCAAACGCTTTCCCCGGCAGAGGCAACCGAGCTAGCCACTGCCAGCTTTGCCCCCGACTCAATTCAGATATATGTTGCTGGAGAAGTCGATCGACCCGGCCTAGTGGAGGTGCCTCTCAACACACCTCTAAATCAGGCCCTCCTAGTAGCCGGTGGATTTACCAATCGCGCCAATCAGCGCTCAGTCAGCCTGGTTCGCCTCAACCCCGATGGCTCAGTTGCCCAACGAGATGTACCGGTGGACTTTAACCAGGGCATCAACGATGAAGGCAACCCCATTTTAATGAACCAGGATGTTGTCGTCGTGGGCCGCTCTGGCGTCGCTGCCTTTGGCGAAACTACCAGCATTCTGCTTAGCCCCTTCACCCAAATCCTGAATGCCATCTTTGGCTTCCGCCGGATCTTCTAA
- a CDS encoding polysaccharide pyruvyl transferase family protein, whose translation MKILVENSGYYLKNMGDLAMLQVGVSRLEKLFPGASINVFTLDPKELKKSLPGTNPISPRGRDTWVWPLVHKLHNSQHSSLRQKWQGIERYLIQHQPQLRSFVLKLKLQRFPDESIEMERFLGLLREADLVVATGGGFVTDTFMKITSPKLDTLAYAAKLGKKTAFLGQGLGPLENPANYRKAKEALAMADLIFLREKRVGLPLLTEMGVESNKIAVTGDDAIELAFNARQPNVGSAIGINLRMASYSSVNHDYVDNLRSVLHRVALEKSADLLPIPIEHAANNQSTHADSNSIKSLLCGYDNSSDGGASLNTPLKVIQQVSKCRFVITGSYHAGVFALSQGIPVLGLAKSKYYIDKFSGLAEQFPGGCEVILLSDQEFKETLELKMNNLWENAEKLRPQLLASAQEQIELGHLAYKRIYDLCTPTDQRLAIAV comes from the coding sequence GTGAAAATTTTAGTGGAAAATAGCGGCTACTACCTAAAAAACATGGGAGATTTAGCCATGCTGCAGGTAGGAGTAAGTCGGTTAGAGAAACTTTTCCCAGGTGCTTCAATCAACGTGTTTACACTTGATCCAAAGGAACTGAAGAAGAGTTTGCCGGGTACCAATCCAATTTCACCAAGAGGTCGCGACACGTGGGTTTGGCCGCTTGTCCACAAACTACACAACTCACAGCACTCTTCCCTAAGACAAAAATGGCAGGGCATAGAGAGATATCTAATTCAGCACCAGCCCCAACTGAGAAGTTTTGTCTTGAAGTTGAAACTTCAGCGGTTCCCAGATGAATCCATAGAAATGGAGCGGTTCTTAGGATTGCTCCGGGAAGCAGATTTGGTGGTTGCAACCGGAGGGGGATTTGTCACAGATACTTTCATGAAAATAACGTCCCCTAAGTTAGACACGCTCGCTTATGCTGCCAAACTTGGGAAAAAAACGGCATTTCTTGGTCAGGGGCTAGGTCCTTTAGAAAATCCTGCAAATTATAGGAAGGCTAAGGAAGCGTTGGCTATGGCAGACCTAATTTTCCTTAGAGAAAAAAGGGTAGGGCTGCCCTTACTTACAGAAATGGGCGTTGAATCAAACAAAATTGCTGTTACTGGTGACGATGCAATTGAACTGGCTTTCAATGCTCGGCAACCTAACGTGGGTAGCGCCATCGGCATCAATTTGAGAATGGCTAGCTACTCTAGCGTTAATCATGACTATGTTGATAACCTGCGGAGTGTTCTTCACAGGGTCGCTCTTGAAAAAAGCGCTGATCTCTTGCCTATACCGATCGAGCACGCTGCTAACAATCAATCAACTCATGCTGACAGCAATTCTATTAAGAGCCTCCTATGCGGATATGACAACTCCTCTGATGGAGGAGCATCTTTAAATACTCCACTCAAGGTCATTCAACAAGTTAGTAAGTGTCGATTCGTCATTACAGGAAGCTACCATGCAGGTGTTTTTGCTTTGTCACAAGGCATCCCTGTTCTTGGATTAGCAAAATCAAAATACTATATTGATAAATTTTCAGGTCTTGCCGAGCAGTTCCCAGGCGGTTGTGAAGTAATTCTCCTCAGCGATCAGGAATTTAAAGAAACCCTAGAGCTTAAGATGAATAACCTCTGGGAGAATGCCGAAAAGCTGAGGCCTCAGCTTTTAGCATCTGCCCAGGAGCAAATTGAGCTTGGGCACTTAGCCTATAAGCGAATTTATGACCTTTGTACTCCTACAGACCAGCGCCTGGCTATCGCTGTGTAG
- a CDS encoding polysaccharide biosynthesis tyrosine autokinase, translated as MTSDIMQPAGEQEFGYGQLLGVLLRRWVWLAGSLSLAMAGAVYVASQQEPTYQSSMQLIVEPNFQQDLRSEDLTGIATTQVNETDYATQLTLMRSKQFIEEAVASLQEEYPELDPDSVARAYSLGRIKEDKNATRIFQATYVDDDPTRTQRVLQAMQAVYLRYNEERQEDRLNRGLNHVNEQLKRTRGNLQTAQSSLEQFRQGQNLLDPAVQGQAVVEALNQVQSEQRQLLADFSGVESRYQVLQQQLALSPQNAQLAARLSQSGRVQALLTSLQEANLALADRRIIFTDQDEEVQVLIEQRDNQLAELRQEISSIARRPVEDLDPTIQSLLQLGPIDLNLVGSLLEADSSLQSLQARWQSLTEMEELLLQELQRYPSLIAEYDRLQPNVEIERTTLQQLLEQREQLSSELARGGFTWEVIEQPQLGYQIGPDTTRPLALGVVAGLFVGGALAFVRESMDKVVRTSDDLKKQVPLPLLGILPTQVVRRGFAMPTLKRDQPPLPGSLHPELAGSELMQTILCPPFRDSLDLIANQIQLLQKDHVPKALAITSGLPGEGKTTLTLGLAISLSRMNQRVLVIDADLRRSGIQAQLGLALESGLSTLLSVGSGFNRPHRLDFSTTHIDILPAGPAPADPITLLSSPRFRNLIAKCKDHYDLVLIDTPPVLGMADALKVGAACDSTVLVTRLDRITQPELTEVLALLTPLEVLGIIANGAKSTSSRYTSYANQPYVAAP; from the coding sequence GTGACCAGTGACATCATGCAACCTGCAGGCGAACAGGAATTTGGCTACGGCCAGCTTCTCGGAGTCTTGCTACGGCGCTGGGTTTGGCTGGCCGGATCGTTGAGCCTAGCAATGGCTGGAGCCGTGTATGTGGCGTCACAACAAGAGCCAACCTATCAAAGCTCTATGCAGCTCATTGTCGAACCCAACTTCCAGCAAGACCTGCGCAGCGAAGATCTGACAGGCATTGCCACGACTCAGGTCAATGAGACCGACTATGCCACTCAGCTCACCCTGATGCGCAGCAAACAGTTCATCGAAGAGGCCGTCGCCTCTCTTCAAGAAGAATATCCAGAGCTAGACCCAGACTCTGTTGCCCGCGCCTACTCCCTAGGACGCATTAAAGAGGATAAAAACGCCACTCGCATTTTCCAGGCCACCTACGTTGACGACGATCCAACCAGAACTCAGCGAGTTTTGCAGGCCATGCAGGCTGTTTACCTGCGCTACAACGAAGAGCGGCAGGAAGATCGCCTGAATCGGGGACTCAACCACGTCAATGAGCAGCTCAAAAGAACGCGAGGAAATCTACAGACAGCCCAATCCTCTTTAGAACAGTTTCGCCAGGGCCAAAACCTGCTCGATCCAGCGGTGCAGGGCCAAGCCGTAGTTGAAGCCCTAAACCAGGTTCAAAGCGAGCAGCGGCAGCTTTTGGCCGACTTTAGTGGAGTAGAAAGCCGTTACCAAGTACTCCAGCAGCAGCTCGCTCTCTCACCTCAAAACGCTCAGCTCGCCGCTCGCCTAAGCCAGTCTGGACGAGTCCAGGCTCTACTCACCAGCCTTCAGGAAGCCAATCTGGCTCTCGCTGATCGTCGCATTATCTTCACCGATCAAGACGAAGAAGTGCAGGTGCTGATCGAACAGCGCGATAACCAGTTGGCAGAGCTGCGGCAGGAAATTAGCTCCATTGCCCGACGCCCTGTCGAAGACTTGGATCCTACCATCCAATCTTTGCTGCAGTTAGGGCCAATAGACCTGAACCTGGTCGGCAGCCTGTTAGAGGCCGATTCTTCCCTGCAGAGCCTGCAGGCCCGCTGGCAAAGCCTAACCGAGATGGAAGAACTGCTGCTGCAGGAGTTGCAGCGCTATCCTAGCCTGATTGCCGAGTACGATCGCCTGCAGCCCAACGTGGAAATCGAGCGCACCACGCTCCAGCAGCTCCTGGAGCAGCGAGAGCAACTCAGCTCTGAGCTGGCTCGAGGCGGCTTCACCTGGGAAGTGATTGAGCAGCCCCAACTGGGGTACCAGATTGGGCCTGATACGACGCGTCCGCTGGCTTTAGGAGTAGTTGCCGGTCTTTTTGTTGGGGGAGCACTGGCTTTTGTCCGAGAGAGCATGGACAAAGTCGTGCGCACCTCAGACGATCTGAAAAAGCAGGTGCCGCTGCCGTTACTCGGTATTTTGCCGACCCAGGTGGTGCGGCGTGGGTTTGCTATGCCCACCCTGAAGCGAGATCAGCCGCCGCTGCCAGGTAGCCTGCACCCAGAACTGGCCGGTTCAGAGCTGATGCAGACCATCTTGTGTCCCCCTTTTCGAGACTCCCTGGACCTGATCGCCAACCAGATTCAGCTTCTACAAAAGGACCATGTACCAAAAGCGCTGGCAATTACCTCTGGATTACCAGGAGAGGGTAAGACCACCTTGACCCTGGGCCTGGCCATCAGCCTATCGCGCATGAACCAACGAGTTCTAGTGATCGATGCAGACTTGAGACGCTCCGGCATTCAGGCTCAACTAGGGCTAGCGTTAGAAAGTGGTCTCTCTACCCTGTTATCAGTGGGATCGGGCTTCAACCGCCCTCATCGGCTCGACTTTTCTACCACCCATATCGACATTCTGCCAGCCGGCCCTGCTCCAGCAGATCCCATCACGCTCTTAAGTTCTCCCCGGTTCCGTAACCTGATTGCCAAATGCAAAGACCACTACGACCTAGTTCTGATCGATACTCCTCCAGTCTTGGGAATGGCAGATGCGCTCAAGGTAGGAGCCGCTTGCGACAGTACTGTGCTGGTAACGCGCCTAGATCGCATTACTCAGCCAGAACTGACAGAGGTGCTGGCACTCTTGACACCGCTTGAGGTGCTTGGCATTATCGCCAACGGTGCCAAGAGCACTTCATCCCGATACACAAGTTATGCAAATCAGCCCTATGTAGCGGCACCTTGA
- the hepA gene encoding heterocyst formation ABC transporter subunit HepA, whose product MFPKPIRRLIKSTGVWKGNALILSELRHFPKILTLAIVFPLIAALFEGFGIGFLLGFLQNLVNSTGEPFQTGIGWFDNYILGIQEPELNQLYRISALILISTWVRAVFNYLAGVYVRKAEVSLTSRLYKKAFEQLQAVSLRFFSKVRGGDLLNTMTTEVNQLQVAIGQLGFVLSKGSVVLVYAFIALWISWPLTLTAILLFSLTATGLSTLNKKIREASFPVSAARGQLTATTSEFISGIRTVQAFATQDFERRRFYKACDNYVNAAIAVVKRTNIVRPLAEAIGSTILIGMIIVGMSIFVADGTLQVASLLTFLFILFRMVPAIQELNGVAASLSSIQGSISNIQDLLRTDNKPYLQNGYKPFPGLQRSIELVSVDFSYDPDVPILQDITLTIEKGQTVALVGTSGAGKSTLADLIARFYDVTQGEILLDGTNLMEFDISSVRRRMAIVSQDTFIFNASVRDNIAYGSEGATDEEVIDATRLANAEEFIRAMPEGFSTVLGDRGVRLSGGQRQRIAIARALLRNPEILILDEATSALDSVSERLIQQSIEKLSVGRTVIAIAHRLSTISNAHKVVVMEQGRIVEQGSYKDLLEKRGKLWKFHKMQNA is encoded by the coding sequence ATGTTTCCAAAACCGATCCGTAGGCTCATTAAATCTACTGGAGTGTGGAAGGGAAATGCGCTCATTCTGAGTGAGCTAAGACATTTCCCTAAAATCTTGACTCTTGCGATTGTCTTCCCGCTGATTGCTGCCCTGTTCGAAGGATTTGGCATCGGGTTCTTGCTAGGTTTTTTGCAAAACTTAGTCAATTCCACTGGAGAACCTTTTCAGACAGGAATCGGTTGGTTTGATAACTATATTTTAGGGATTCAAGAGCCTGAATTGAATCAGCTCTACCGAATTTCAGCATTAATCTTAATATCTACCTGGGTACGAGCGGTCTTTAACTACCTCGCTGGTGTGTACGTCAGAAAGGCTGAGGTTAGTTTGACCAGTCGGCTCTACAAAAAAGCTTTTGAGCAGCTTCAAGCTGTTAGCCTCCGCTTTTTTAGCAAGGTTAGAGGCGGAGACTTGCTCAATACCATGACAACTGAAGTCAATCAGCTTCAGGTAGCTATTGGCCAGTTGGGGTTTGTGCTGTCTAAGGGATCTGTGGTTTTGGTGTATGCCTTTATCGCGCTCTGGATCTCTTGGCCGCTAACTCTAACAGCGATTTTGCTGTTTAGCCTAACTGCGACTGGCCTATCAACTCTCAATAAGAAGATTAGAGAAGCTAGCTTTCCAGTCTCGGCAGCCCGGGGGCAGTTAACAGCTACTACCAGTGAATTTATCAGCGGCATTCGAACCGTACAGGCTTTTGCCACTCAAGATTTTGAGCGCCGCCGCTTTTACAAAGCCTGTGACAACTATGTAAATGCGGCCATCGCCGTTGTCAAAAGAACCAATATCGTTCGACCTTTGGCCGAGGCGATTGGCTCCACTATTTTGATCGGCATGATTATTGTAGGGATGTCTATTTTTGTAGCGGATGGAACGCTACAGGTAGCCTCGCTTTTGACCTTCCTATTCATCCTGTTTCGCATGGTGCCTGCTATCCAGGAACTGAATGGGGTAGCTGCCAGCTTAAGCTCGATTCAGGGATCTATTAGTAATATCCAAGACCTGCTAAGAACCGACAACAAGCCTTACCTACAAAACGGCTACAAACCCTTCCCAGGGCTACAGCGCTCAATCGAGCTGGTTTCCGTGGATTTTAGCTATGACCCAGACGTACCCATTCTGCAAGACATTACGCTGACTATCGAAAAAGGCCAGACAGTAGCCTTAGTGGGTACTTCAGGGGCAGGAAAAAGTACGCTTGCGGATTTGATTGCTCGGTTCTATGACGTCACCCAAGGGGAAATCCTGCTGGACGGAACGAACTTGATGGAATTTGACATCAGTTCTGTGCGTAGGCGAATGGCGATTGTCAGCCAAGACACGTTCATCTTCAATGCCTCTGTGCGAGACAACATTGCCTATGGCTCTGAGGGCGCAACTGATGAAGAAGTCATCGACGCAACCAGATTAGCCAATGCAGAAGAATTTATCAGAGCTATGCCAGAAGGGTTTAGCACTGTGCTGGGTGATCGGGGCGTGCGTCTGTCTGGGGGGCAACGACAACGAATTGCCATTGCGCGTGCTCTTCTGCGTAACCCTGAGATTCTAATTTTGGATGAGGCGACCAGCGCTCTAGACTCTGTTTCTGAAAGGTTGATCCAGCAGTCTATTGAGAAATTGTCTGTAGGGCGAACTGTGATTGCGATCGCACACCGACTCTCTACCATTTCCAATGCCCATAAAGTGGTCGTTATGGAGCAGGGCCGTATAGTTGAACAGGGAAGCTACAAAGACCTGCTGGAGAAACGCGGCAAGCTTTGGAAGTTCCACAAAATGCAAAATGCGTAG
- the hepC gene encoding heterocyst development glycosyltransferase HepC — protein sequence MLSDNSLLDFKLTEEPLVSCSVTPKLSCSLRWRQGKLWVSQAYGSRDIPLPALASEEWFRACLNRSRAKAVCIDPTLGNAAVTLWAKACKEAGKPLYVRIPSTSALPHKQNPLGWMAKRLCDQAATALLLVILSPLMLVLAGLIKLQDGGPIFYCQWRVGQRGKLFRIFKFRSMVVNAENLHYKLMADQRGLHKLQDDPRVTPLGKWIRKFSLDELPQLLNVWRGEMSLVGPRPWAIYDAVRIAPELRHRLNALPGMTGAWQVEARSTEVDLTTVNRRDLAYLKNWTVWQDLKFLLLTVPKVLLGSGAY from the coding sequence ATGCTTTCTGACAACAGCCTGCTTGACTTTAAGCTAACCGAGGAGCCGCTAGTTAGCTGCTCCGTGACACCTAAATTGTCCTGTTCCTTACGCTGGCGGCAGGGTAAGCTGTGGGTCAGCCAAGCCTACGGTAGCCGAGACATTCCGCTGCCGGCGCTGGCTAGCGAAGAGTGGTTTCGGGCCTGTTTGAATCGTTCACGGGCCAAGGCAGTCTGTATCGACCCTACCTTAGGCAATGCCGCCGTGACCCTGTGGGCCAAAGCCTGTAAGGAGGCGGGCAAGCCTCTCTATGTACGCATCCCATCTACATCGGCTCTACCCCACAAACAAAATCCGCTGGGGTGGATGGCAAAGCGGTTGTGCGATCAGGCAGCAACGGCTTTGCTGCTAGTAATCTTGAGCCCGCTGATGCTGGTGCTGGCAGGCCTCATTAAGCTGCAGGATGGCGGCCCAATCTTTTACTGCCAGTGGCGGGTAGGGCAAAGGGGTAAGCTGTTCCGCATTTTCAAGTTTCGCTCCATGGTAGTGAATGCAGAGAACCTGCACTACAAACTCATGGCTGACCAACGGGGGCTGCATAAGCTACAAGACGACCCTCGAGTAACCCCTCTGGGCAAGTGGATACGTAAGTTTAGTCTGGATGAACTGCCCCAGTTGTTGAATGTGTGGCGCGGAGAGATGAGCCTGGTAGGCCCACGCCCCTGGGCGATTTATGATGCTGTGCGCATCGCGCCGGAACTGCGTCACCGGTTAAATGCTTTGCCGGGCATGACTGGTGCCTGGCAGGTAGAAGCCCGTTCGACCGAAGTTGATCTCACTACCGTAAACCGTCGGGACTTGGCTTACTTGAAAAACTGGACAGTTTGGCAAGACCTAAAATTCCTGCTACTGACGGTGCCTAAGGTCCTGCTGGGCTCTGGGGCCTACTAG
- a CDS encoding glycosyltransferase, whose amino-acid sequence MKIALVHDYLTQRGGAERVFELLCRRFPEAGIFTSLYDPERTIDLRNRIVNTTSLQSIPGAARYFRLFAPLYFPAFRALDLQDYDLILSSTTSFAKAVRKAPNALHICFCHNVTRFLWDTETYLRGYKEYQILYPLLEPVFQQLRKLDLEYADEPDVYVANSSTVAERINRFYNRPATTINYPIEDGRFVFSDQKEDYCLVSCRLLSYKRVDIIVEAFNWLGWPLIITGDGPERERLEAMALENVRFLGHVSDDERAKLMSKARMVIVAALEDYGLVPVEANVSGTPVIAYGAGGVLDTQVPGVTGLFFNRQTPDALQAALQEAANQNWDYHKIREHAIANFTETAFFDKLNDFLSTVLDEFSAKEIGLDLCISNRG is encoded by the coding sequence ATGAAAATTGCGCTAGTGCACGATTATCTCACCCAACGAGGGGGAGCTGAACGAGTCTTCGAACTGCTCTGTAGACGATTTCCAGAGGCAGGCATCTTTACGTCGCTGTATGATCCCGAGCGAACTATTGACCTTCGCAATCGGATTGTTAACACTACAAGTTTGCAGAGCATACCAGGTGCTGCCCGTTATTTCCGGCTGTTTGCGCCACTGTATTTTCCGGCCTTTCGAGCCTTGGACCTGCAGGATTATGACCTGATCTTGAGCAGCACAACCAGCTTTGCCAAAGCCGTGCGCAAAGCCCCCAATGCACTGCACATTTGTTTTTGTCACAACGTCACTCGATTTCTGTGGGATACGGAAACGTATCTTCGAGGTTACAAGGAATATCAGATTCTGTATCCACTGCTGGAGCCAGTCTTTCAGCAGCTGCGTAAGCTGGATTTGGAATATGCCGACGAACCCGACGTTTACGTGGCTAACTCTAGTACCGTTGCTGAACGCATCAACCGATTTTATAACCGGCCGGCAACGACGATTAACTACCCAATTGAGGATGGCCGTTTCGTCTTTTCTGACCAAAAAGAGGATTACTGCCTGGTTTCCTGTCGGCTGCTGAGCTACAAGCGCGTAGATATCATTGTAGAAGCGTTTAACTGGCTGGGCTGGCCACTGATAATTACTGGTGATGGCCCCGAACGCGAGCGGCTAGAGGCTATGGCCCTTGAGAACGTTCGCTTTTTGGGCCACGTCAGCGATGACGAAAGGGCGAAGCTGATGTCAAAAGCCCGTATGGTTATTGTGGCAGCGTTGGAAGATTACGGACTGGTGCCGGTTGAGGCCAACGTCAGCGGCACACCGGTTATTGCCTACGGTGCGGGGGGCGTGCTCGACACCCAGGTGCCAGGGGTGACTGGGCTTTTCTTCAACCGTCAGACACCCGATGCGCTGCAGGCTGCACTTCAAGAAGCTGCGAACCAAAACTGGGATTATCACAAAATCCGAGAACATGCGATCGCAAACTTCACTGAAACCGCTTTTTTCGACAAGCTCAATGATTTTTTGTCCACCGTCCTCGACGAATTTTCCGCCAAGGAAATTGGACTGGATCTTTGCATCTCGAACAGGGGGTAA